The DNA region AGAGATGCACCGCGCAGGGGATGCCCGCCCGAGCACTCGCACGCAGAACATTCTCCGTACCCTCAACGTTGACAGCACAAACCGTCGGCCAGTGCCCGTTCGCGTACACGAGCGCTGCTGCGTGCACGAGGTGTGTGCAGCCGGCCATGCCGCCCGCGAGGCTGGCCGATCCGTCCCGCACGTCACCATTAACGATATCGCACCCGTGCTCTGAGAGCAGCAGGTTATCCGCCCCCTTGCGACACAGGGCAACAACCTCGTGAGCACGAGCCCGCAGGTGAAGGGCCAGATGCGACCCAACGAGTCCCGTACCGCCAGTCAGGTAGACGCGCATCAACCCGGCTATCTCGAGGCCAGGAACTGCTCCGCGTCTTGCATCAGGACGACAACGATCTGCGAGTGCATGTCGTACTCCTCTAACGGCCTCTGACTCTCCTCATCGAAGATGACGAGAATCTGTCGATAGTGCGTCTCCGCCTCATCCAAAAGACCTAGTTCGATGGCTGCCTCAGCAGCGGCAGCCAGGCCAAGTAGGTGATTCGGATCTCGCCCAACCACCTCGAGCGCTACGTCGAGCGCAGCCTCAAGGTTCATCGCTGTGCGATTCAACATCGACAGATGAAAGAGACCGTCCAGTGTGAGAGGGCGCGCACGCTGGTACGCGGCGATCGCCATAGGCATGAACTGCTGAGCAGCCGCCGAGTCGCCGGCAGAGATGGACGCCATGACACGATTGAAGAGTCGATCTGCCGCCTCGACAGGCGTCATGTTCGAAATGTCCGGCGGGGCTCCGGTCCCGGGCGCCCCACCCACGGTCGCCGCCCCGGATGACCCGATCGTTGGTCCGGCCGCGGGACCCGGGCGTACCATCTGGAGGCCGAACATGAAGATGACCGCAAACATTGCCACTCCTGCGATCCACCACGGAAGGCTCTGCCCACCGGGGGGCTCCGCTACCGCCCCCAGT from Longimicrobiales bacterium includes:
- a CDS encoding zinc ribbon domain-containing protein, producing MPDENAVSRCPHCGESVSGNFCHHCGGTLGGQFCNQCGSQIAASGKFCNECGVKADGVPVASAGGVSPGTTSAPAAKRTDALGAVAEPPGGQSLPWWIAGVAMFAVIFMFGLQMVRPGPAAGPTIGSSGAATVGGAPGTGAPPDISNMTPVEAADRLFNRVMASISAGDSAAAQQFMPMAIAAYQRARPLTLDGLFHLSMLNRTAMNLEAALDVALEVVGRDPNHLLGLAAAAEAAIELGLLDEAETHYRQILVIFDEESQRPLEEYDMHSQIVVVLMQDAEQFLASR